One part of the Solanum dulcamara chromosome 3, daSolDulc1.2, whole genome shotgun sequence genome encodes these proteins:
- the LOC129882738 gene encoding uncharacterized protein LOC129882738: protein MEAAGQRTSSNPSAVLAGLLSKRAKLHEDLRNLEKQVYDMETIYLQDPSQCGNVLKGFEGFLSSSKSTSFLKRSRKFQPEDRLFSLSSVTSPAAEEQALGRDGGGISANVQGRQRKGRGGPRDAKRTRHSSEPDYDYEDDPDLM, encoded by the exons ATGGAAGCCGCAG GGCAACGAACATCCTCCAATCCCTCGGCAGTCCTCGCTGGTCTCTTGTCCAAAAGAGCCAAACTTCATGAAGATCTCCGAAACCTCGAAAAGCAG GTTTACGACATGGAGACTATTTACCTACAGGATCCTAGCCAATGTGGAAATGTACTTAAAGGGTTTGAAGGATTTCTATCTTCATCCAAGAGTACCAGCTT CTTGAAACGGTCCAGGAAGTTTCAACCTGAAGATAGGCTCTTTTCTTTGTCGTCTGTCACCTCACCGGCA GCTGAGGAACAAGCTCTTGGTCGGGATGGTGGAGGGATATCTGCCAATGTTCA AGGTAGACAAAGGAAGGGAAGGGGAGGTCCAAGAGATGCAAAGAGAACGAGGCATTCAAGTGAACCAGACTATGATTATGAAGATGATCCAGATCTAATGTAA